One genomic segment of Candidatus Margulisiibacteriota bacterium includes these proteins:
- the ftcD gene encoding glutamate formimidoyltransferase: MPKIIACVPNFSEGVELELVEEIVAAIKAVPVIDLHSDPDHNRSVVTMVGEPDQVRQAAFELTERAMQLLDVNNHAGAHPFIGVVDVIPFVPIKGCKMKDAVELAHKLGEELWKKLSLPVFFYGQAAKIKERKELPYVRQGGYAALKREIGQPHRKPDVGRGLHPTAGAVAVGARNYLIAFNVNLKSNDLDVANSIAQNIRESSGGLPGVRAIGIDLASRGLTQVSINIVDHEKTSLKKAFDEVHKWAKEYKVKVIESEIVGLIPASAAFEGMKEYLKLRSLNKNMILDTYL; encoded by the coding sequence ATGCCTAAGATCATTGCTTGTGTCCCCAATTTTTCAGAAGGGGTCGAGCTGGAGCTGGTTGAAGAGATCGTCGCCGCCATCAAGGCGGTGCCGGTGATCGACCTCCATTCCGATCCGGACCACAATCGTTCGGTTGTGACCATGGTCGGCGAACCGGACCAGGTCCGGCAGGCCGCTTTTGAACTGACCGAGCGGGCGATGCAGTTGCTCGACGTCAATAACCACGCCGGCGCCCATCCTTTTATCGGCGTGGTCGATGTCATTCCCTTTGTCCCAATCAAGGGTTGTAAGATGAAGGACGCCGTCGAATTGGCCCATAAGCTGGGGGAAGAGCTCTGGAAAAAATTGTCCCTGCCGGTCTTCTTTTACGGCCAGGCGGCCAAGATCAAAGAACGGAAAGAGCTCCCTTATGTCCGCCAAGGGGGTTATGCCGCCCTAAAAAGAGAGATCGGCCAGCCGCACCGCAAGCCCGATGTTGGCCGGGGGTTGCACCCTACGGCCGGAGCGGTCGCGGTCGGAGCCAGGAATTACCTGATCGCTTTTAACGTCAATCTAAAGAGCAATGATCTGGATGTTGCTAATTCTATTGCCCAGAACATCAGGGAGAGTAGTGGCGGGCTCCCTGGGGTACGGGCGATCGGTATTGATCTGGCCAGCCGGGGGCTCACCCAGGTCTCGATCAATATCGTCGACCACGAGAAAACCTCGCTGAAGAAGGCGTTTGATGAGGTTCACAAATGGGCCAAGGAATATAAGGTCAAAGTAATCGAGTCAGAAATTGTCGGTTTAATACCGGCTTCAGCCGCCTTTGAAGGGATGAAAGAGTATCTTAAATTAAGGTCACTGAATAAGAATATGATACTCGATACTTATCTGTAA
- the ftsH gene encoding ATP-dependent zinc metalloprotease FtsH: MKTNWRNILTYLLLIMIGLAIVAPLFSNEPKVKEVSFSDFLNYADKAQLAKVTVAGDIISGELMNKSKFRTRALNYPNLVPMLREKGVAISVEAPLESNWFWNLIIQLLVPVAFFAVIWWLMIRQAQGANSQAMQFGRANVKPLSGKFNITFADVAGVDEAKEELKEIVEFLKTPAKFQALGAKIPKGLLLMGPPGTGKTLLARAIAGEAGVPFFSISGSDFVEMFVGVGASRVRSIFDQAKKQTPSIIFMDEIDAVGRHRGAGLGGGHDEREQTLNQLLVEMDGFDPKTNVIVIAATNRPDILDPALLRPGRFDRQIVLDKPDLNGREDILKIHAKGKPLAANVDLKIVARRTPGFTGADLENVLNEAAILAARADKKEVAMDEVEEAVDRVMAGPEKKSRVISDREKQIIAYHEVGHAVLSQVLPNADRVHKISILPRGLALGYTLQLPLEDKYLVTRGQAVDQITVLMGGRVAEELFFNEATSGAHNDLERATDLAKRMVTEFGMSALGPRTFGRQDRQIFLGRSMGEMKDYSEQTADEIDHEIEKIINDCHARANTVLGKNRAKMEEIAKVLIEKETLENIDLETALKGLNA; this comes from the coding sequence ATGAAAACTAACTGGCGTAATATTTTGACTTATCTGTTGCTGATAATGATCGGCCTGGCGATCGTCGCCCCGCTCTTTTCCAATGAGCCCAAGGTTAAAGAGGTCTCTTTTTCCGATTTCCTCAATTATGCCGATAAGGCCCAACTGGCCAAGGTGACCGTCGCCGGCGATATCATTTCCGGCGAGCTGATGAACAAGAGTAAATTCCGCACCCGGGCGCTTAACTACCCCAATCTGGTCCCGATGCTTCGGGAGAAGGGGGTGGCGATCAGCGTCGAAGCCCCGCTCGAATCGAACTGGTTCTGGAACCTGATCATCCAACTCCTCGTTCCGGTCGCCTTTTTTGCCGTTATCTGGTGGCTGATGATCCGCCAGGCGCAGGGGGCTAATTCGCAGGCGATGCAGTTCGGCCGGGCGAACGTCAAGCCGCTGTCGGGAAAGTTCAACATTACTTTTGCCGATGTCGCCGGCGTGGACGAAGCGAAGGAAGAGCTGAAAGAGATCGTCGAGTTCCTCAAGACGCCGGCGAAGTTTCAGGCGCTGGGAGCCAAGATCCCCAAAGGGCTTCTGCTGATGGGGCCGCCCGGGACCGGTAAAACCTTGCTGGCCAGGGCGATCGCCGGCGAAGCCGGGGTCCCTTTCTTTTCGATCTCGGGCTCCGACTTTGTCGAAATGTTCGTCGGCGTCGGCGCCTCGCGCGTCCGCTCGATCTTTGACCAGGCGAAAAAACAGACCCCCTCGATCATCTTTATGGACGAGATCGACGCCGTCGGACGCCACCGCGGGGCGGGACTGGGGGGCGGGCACGACGAGCGGGAACAGACCCTCAATCAGCTGTTGGTCGAGATGGACGGTTTCGACCCGAAAACCAATGTCATTGTCATTGCCGCGACCAATCGGCCGGATATCCTCGACCCGGCGCTCCTTCGTCCGGGGCGGTTCGACCGGCAGATCGTCCTCGATAAACCGGACCTCAATGGGCGCGAAGATATTCTCAAAATACATGCCAAAGGGAAACCGTTGGCGGCCAATGTTGACCTGAAAATAGTCGCCCGCCGCACCCCCGGGTTTACCGGTGCCGACCTGGAAAATGTCCTGAACGAGGCCGCCATTCTCGCCGCCCGGGCCGACAAAAAAGAGGTGGCGATGGACGAAGTGGAGGAGGCGGTCGACCGGGTGATGGCCGGACCGGAGAAAAAGAGCCGGGTCATCTCCGACCGGGAAAAACAGATCATCGCCTACCACGAGGTCGGCCATGCCGTCCTTTCCCAGGTCTTGCCCAACGCCGACCGGGTTCACAAGATCTCTATCCTGCCGCGCGGGCTGGCCCTCGGTTATACCCTGCAATTGCCGCTGGAAGATAAATATCTGGTGACCCGTGGCCAGGCGGTTGACCAGATCACCGTTCTCATGGGCGGGCGGGTGGCGGAAGAGCTCTTCTTCAACGAAGCGACCTCGGGGGCGCATAACGACCTGGAGCGGGCGACTGACCTGGCCAAGCGGATGGTCACGGAATTCGGCATGTCGGCGCTGGGGCCGCGCACCTTTGGGCGCCAGGACCGGCAGATCTTCCTGGGCCGGAGCATGGGGGAAATGAAAGATTACAGCGAGCAGACCGCCGACGAGATCGACCACGAGATAGAAAAGATCATCAACGATTGCCACGCCCGGGCCAACACGGTCCTTGGTAAGAACCGAGCGAAAATGGAAGAGATCGCCAAGGTCCTGATCGAAAAAGAGACGCTGGAGAATATCGATCTCGAGACGGCGCTGAAAGGGCTCAATGCCTAA
- the mazG gene encoding nucleoside triphosphate pyrophosphohydrolase: protein MPKTGQKFEDLVGIVKKLRKKCPWDREQTIESLKPYLVEEVYEALQAIDDKDYAKLGDEVGDMLLHVVMLSVFAAEDKLFNINDVIESISAKMVRRHPHVFGTKKAKTKEEVWAKWEKIKQSERKVPGTRYPVPGERKGMLDGIPRALPALYRADKVQKRVARVGFDWDQVAGAWEKVHEELDEVHELLTSNLKHQTSKQKAKDKLPRIKEEIGDLLFAIVNVARKLDLNAEEALQGANNKFIRRFARIETELAKRPLTVAEMDDLWAQAKAAEK from the coding sequence ATGCCAAAAACAGGCCAAAAATTCGAGGATCTGGTCGGGATAGTCAAAAAACTCCGGAAAAAGTGCCCCTGGGACAGAGAGCAGACTATCGAGTCGCTCAAGCCCTACCTGGTCGAAGAGGTCTATGAGGCGCTTCAGGCGATCGATGATAAGGATTACGCTAAACTGGGGGATGAGGTTGGGGATATGCTCCTCCACGTTGTGATGCTCTCGGTCTTTGCCGCGGAGGATAAGCTGTTCAATATTAACGATGTCATCGAATCGATCTCCGCCAAGATGGTCCGCCGCCATCCTCACGTTTTCGGGACGAAGAAAGCCAAGACGAAAGAAGAGGTTTGGGCGAAGTGGGAAAAGATCAAGCAAAGCGAAAGAAAGGTACCTGGTACCAGGTACCCGGTACCAGGGGAGAGGAAAGGGATGTTGGATGGGATACCGAGGGCTTTGCCGGCACTTTACCGGGCGGATAAAGTCCAGAAACGGGTGGCCAGGGTTGGGTTTGACTGGGATCAGGTGGCGGGGGCTTGGGAAAAAGTTCATGAAGAGCTAGATGAAGTTCATGAACTTTTAACTTCAAACCTCAAACATCAAACATCCAAACAAAAGGCAAAGGACAAATTACCAAGGATCAAAGAGGAGATTGGGGACCTGCTTTTTGCGATCGTGAATGTCGCCAGGAAGCTCGACCTGAATGCCGAGGAAGCGTTGCAGGGGGCGAACAATAAGTTCATCCGCCGCTTTGCCCGGATCGAAACAGAGCTGGCCAAGCGGCCGCTGACCGTGGCCGAAATGGACGATCTATGGGCCCAGGCCAAAGCCGCCGAAAAGTGA